From a region of the Candidatus Palauibacter australiensis genome:
- a CDS encoding c-type cytochrome, translating to MPSAKIISGFGITRLQPLQPPPMFTPARKKLLLAVLVLSFGVQTGLVYSDVRSEPLSKAAREGRALWQAYACQTCHQFYGQGGFLGPDLTHAASRVDSTRLVSLLTVGSGQMPPLGFSDTETAAMAAFLREMDRPEIGRGELRMGTPGEGAGAQAAFERAVEAALGAGTPGRAGSGDGPDQDLAEVAAGFEAYRIRPCSACHFPFRDSPVGAPDLSLATESLASDSLDSVLAEGRPLLGMPPPVPPLGAADRAALTAFLEFLAANREQLEAATQALAADRRLDWGALPWWEYP from the coding sequence TTGCCCTCTGCGAAGATCATCTCGGGGTTCGGGATCACGCGACTTCAACCCCTGCAGCCGCCTCCCATGTTCACGCCGGCCCGGAAAAAGCTGCTGTTGGCCGTGCTGGTGCTCTCCTTTGGAGTCCAGACGGGGCTGGTGTACTCGGACGTGCGCAGCGAGCCGCTGTCGAAGGCGGCGCGCGAGGGGCGTGCGCTCTGGCAGGCGTATGCCTGTCAAACCTGTCACCAGTTTTACGGTCAGGGGGGATTCCTCGGGCCGGATCTGACGCACGCCGCGAGCCGGGTTGATTCGACCCGGCTCGTTTCTTTGTTGACGGTGGGGAGCGGGCAGATGCCGCCGCTCGGGTTCAGCGACACGGAGACGGCGGCGATGGCCGCCTTCCTGCGCGAGATGGACCGGCCGGAGATCGGCCGCGGCGAACTCCGGATGGGGACGCCGGGGGAAGGCGCGGGGGCGCAGGCGGCGTTCGAGCGCGCGGTCGAGGCGGCGCTCGGGGCCGGGACGCCCGGTCGCGCGGGATCGGGCGACGGGCCGGACCAGGATCTGGCCGAGGTCGCGGCCGGGTTCGAGGCCTACCGCATCCGGCCGTGCAGCGCGTGCCACTTCCCCTTCCGCGACTCGCCGGTGGGGGCGCCGGACCTGTCGCTCGCCACCGAGTCGCTCGCGTCTGACTCGCTCGACAGTGTGCTCGCCGAGGGTCGGCCACTGCTGGGCATGCCGCCTCCCGTGCCGCCGCTCGGCGCCGCCGACCGGGCCGCGCTCACCGCGTTCCTCGAGTTCCTGGCGGCCAACCGCGAGCAATTGGAGGCGGCGACGCAGGCGCTGGCCGCGGACCGCCGCCTCGACTGGGGGGCGCTGCCATGGTGGGAGTACCCGTGA